The Moorena producens PAL-8-15-08-1 genomic interval CCACAATTAAATAAGTGCCATAAGCAGAAACCAAGGTCAGGGATTGCTCCACCAGGGGTAAATCAAAGCGTTGGGTGGCGTAGGAAATTCCAAAACCAATGATGCAACCGATACCAATCCCAATCCCCACAAACCCTAAGAAACGGGCAACACTAGTGGCAATGGAAAATTCTTCTAGTCCTAGGGGTAGTCCGACTAATAAACTAAAAGCAACCACCGCTACCCCATCATTAAATAGGCTTTCCCCCTCCATCAGAGTTTTCAGCCGTTTATCCGCACCCAATTCCCGAAATAGGGCAATAACCGAAACTGGGTCAGTGGCAGAAAGACTGGCTCCAACCAATAAAGCTATGGTCAGGGGTAGTCCTGTCAGCTGATTGATAGCAAAGGCAATGCCAACTACAGAAATAATCACCCCAGCGATCGCAAATAGACTCACCGGTACCAAATCCCGTCGTAAGTCCCGCCAGCGGATATTCCAAGCGGCTTCAAAGAGTAGGGGGGGTAGGAAAATTTCCAGAATCAGTTCTGGTGATAAGTTAACCAGTCGGACATCCACAAAAGCCAAGCCTAACCCAACAATTACCAGTAATAGGGTGTAAGGAATTTTACGGAACCAGGAAAAGATCCGAGATAGGGTTGCCACACTTAAAGACACCGACAGCACTAGGAGAAACTGTTCGAGGTTTTGCTTAATGGCGACTTCGCCGACAGTGGACTCTAGGGACATACAGAAACTCCAAGATACACTCAAAAGGGAAAGCCTCCTGCCCATGCCTAAAATCACAGGGGTTTTCGGTTTTCCCCTTACCAAACCACAATTACTGATGAGTCAGGGAAATCAAGACAAACTCAAATTGATGGTAGTAGACGATGAGTCTGACAACTTAGATCTACTTTACAGAACCTTCCGCCGAAAATTTCAAGTGTTCAGAGCTAATGATGCCATAACCGCCTTAGATATTTTGGACACTGAAGGAGAGATGGCGATTATTATCTCAGATCAGCGCCTAGGGGGAATGAATGGCACAGAATTCTTAAGCAGGACAGTAGAGCGTTTTCCAGATACAATTCGCATCCTGTTGACTGCCTACACAGATATAGAAGATTTGGTGGAAGCGATTAACTCAGGTCAGGTCTATAAATACATCACAAAGCCTTGGCAGGGTGAGGAACTAAAAGCAGTGGTGCGACAAGCTGCGGAAACTTACCAAGTCCTAAAAAAAAGAACCAGGGAACTTTCTCGAGCCTTACGACGGGAAGAATTGTTCAATATGGTGACAACGGCAATTCGAGAATCTCTAGATTATAGTAATCTACTGCAAAAGGTAGTGACCACCATGGGTCAAGCCTTTGATGCTACCGCTTGTTTCCTGCAACCGGTAGAGTTCAACCAACTCACACCAGAATGTTTCACCTACAAGGTTTCTGGGGATGGCAATACACCTCATATCCCTAATGCTGATTTGATGATACAACAGGTATTAGAGAAACCCGAGACTAAGTTGTGGCAAGAAACAAGGGATGGTCAGAATTCGGTGCATTTGATCGTTCCCCTACCGGACCAACAACAGATCTTAGGGGTGTTGTGTCTCTACCAGCAAAAGAGTGAGGGATCTTGGAATACAGACGATATCCAGCTAATAGAAGCCGTTGCTAAACAAGCAGCGTTAGCGATTTCTCAGGCAAAACTACTCCAACGCACCCAGTTACAGGCTCAGCAGATGCGGGATGAACTAGATGTAGCTCGCCAGATTCAGAATAATTTGCTGCGTCAGAGTTGGCCAAAGATGGAACAGGTGCGAGTGCAAGCTCACTGCACCCCAGCGCGACAGGTTGGTGGGGATTTTTTTGAAGTCTATGTTCATCCCCAAGGAGATATATGGCTAGCAGTTGGAGATGTCTCCGGTAAAGGCGTACCTGCTGCCTTATTTATGACCAGTGCCATGTCGATGTTACGACGGGAACTTGCTCAAGAAATATCCCCAGACCCAAAAACAGTGATCCAAAATCTTAACCACACCATGTCAGATGACCTTTATAATACCAACCGTTTTATTACCCTGGTCTTGGCTCGTTATACCCCTGACAAACAACAGTTGGTTTACGCTAATGCTGGTCATACCTATCCTATGGTTTGGTCTGATCACCAAGTAGTCCAACAACACTCAGAATCAAAAACTCCAGAGCCGACTTACCTCGAGGTTCGGGGTATTCCCTTGGGAATTTTGCCAATTTGGCAGGCGGAATCAGGACATTTAAGATTAAATTCAGGTAGCATCCTGCTACTAACAAGTGATGGAATTACGGAAGCAACCCTGAATCCAGTGACAGGTCGTTCATCTAATGGGTCAAGCAGCACCAGTTCTAGGCTTGAGTCATCCGGTCTTTGGCAGCTTCTGCTTCAGGAACCTGCTCCCTTTGACCTTAGTAATTTCTTAGCTCGGATTCGAGAGCGTACTAACCCGATTCAGGAAGACGACCAAACCCTAGTATCTCTGGAGGTATTGTAGTGAATGAAAACAGAACTACAGATACCGAGTGACCTAAAGTTTTTGAGCATTGTCGAAAACTGGTTTATAGGGATTTTGCAGGTTGAACTCGGAAATCGTGTTGATTGGCCTAGTCTATCCAATCGTTTGCGATTGGTATTAGTGGAAGCTTACTCTAACGTAGTGCGTCATGCTCATCGCGATCAACCCAATTTACCCATCTTGATTTGCCTAGAACTCAAAGAACGGGATATTGCTCTGGAGATTTGGGATTATGGTCAAGGATTTGACCCATCGTTTTATAAAGCACCGAATCCAGGTGATTTACAGGAAAACGGCTATGGCTGGCTAATTATCCATCGACTAATGGATCGGGTGGAGTATCGCTTACAGGTCAATGGTCGGAATTGTTTGGAGTTGCAAGTCAGCTTAGCCCAGTAGCCCATTTGTATCTGGGTTGTAAACACAGGATTTGCCCAAAAAGGCAAGAGGCAACAGGCAACAGGCAATAGGCAACAGGCAATAGGCAACAGGCAATAGGCAACAGGCAATAGGCAACAGGCAATAGGCAACAGGCAAAAGGGGAAAGAGATCCGGAGTGTGATTGCACAGTAAAAATAGACTTCCTAGGTTTACGTCTCAAATACAAAGGCTATATATCTGAACCTCATTAAGCCGGTCTAAAATTTCCTCTAAACTAGGACGCTATTCAATTAGTTCTGGTTCGTGCAAGCATACTAATAATGTTGCTACAATATGTTTGCCGTATCCTCCATGTCCGTAAGGACAACTACAATAACCTGCGTCTAATTCATCTTCTTCAAAACCAATATTAATAGGTGCGCTTTCCGCATCTAATTATTAAATTCGCCACGGGTCGCACCTCTTGATAAGGGCGAATATCACTACTTTCAACGTCTGCTGTAATTAATTTCCCCCGTTGAACTACTCTTCTCACATGGCCATCGTGATAATAAGCTTTTCCTCGTTGCCATGATTGGCTACTGGTATAAGAACGAATAATTTCCTGGCTGATTTCTGGAATAGACATTGCTCAGTACCCTGGTATGTATGCTTTTGATCTAACAGCGATGGCAGGATGGAAGCACAGTAGAAGTAAATGCCTTTTTTAATTAGATCAAATCAGTAGATCAAAAACTAGCGATCGCTACTTTGACAGTTGATAGCCCTATCCCTTGAAAAACTGATTATGACAAGTTTCCAGATCGGAATGAGTGGCTAGGAAAAGCCTAGGTTTTCGGATTTACCCTTTTTTAAAAAACTAAAGGATTTTGAGTATATAGTATCAGGGTAAGCACAGGAAAAATTACCCTATAATGTAAAGAAATATTTTAATCAAGCCGATGCATCCACGGCGCGACTATTGCTTGTGCAAAGGTGGGATTGCCTATTGCTAGCTTGCTTATTCTCTATAAGAGTTTAACGATACTAGCTTTTCTACTGATAGTTCAATATGCTCAAAAGCCACAAGGGAGAGATTTCCTTGGCTGTAGGTTTGTTGAATTTGATAACTATTGCCCGATGGTTGCTGAAACACGATCAGTTGTTGAGCTTTCAAATCTACAACCCAATATTCTAAGATGCCAGCATGAGCATAAGTAATTCGCTTCTGTTCCAAATCTTTTTCTAAGGTACTATCAGAGATTTCTATTAATAGGTAAATTTCTTCAGCAGAAGGGTGACGAGAGTCATACAAGGAAACGGGCAATTTGACAACGGCAATATCTGGTTCTGGTTCTGAATCAGGAAGGGAAATAGGATGTGATTCGTAAATCTTGGCGCTACCTCGGAGCTGTTCCCGCAAATATTCGGCGATAGAATCGTTTATTTTGCGATGTAAAGGTCCCTCTGGTGACATTTCAATAATTTGCCCTTCTAGTAATTCGACACGACGCTCACTTAGGATACCTGCTGCTATCATGTTATGATAGTCTTGAATTGACCATTTAGCTAAGGTTATCATGGTTGTATTTACGGTTGATATACTATATTAATTAAATACTATGAAGATATGACGATTCATGTAAACAAACAAGAAGCTGAACAACGATTCTCTGAATTATTCAGTCAGGTACTCAAAGGAGAAGAAATTATCATTTCAGCACAGGGCCAAGAAATGGCAAGGATTATTCCCTCAATAAAACCACCAAAACCAAGAGTGCCAGGTATCGACAAAGGGCGTTTAGTTGTTCCAGATGATTTTGACGATCCTCTCCCTGAAGAGATTTTAGAATCTTTTTACGGTCAAGGATAACCGATCACATGGAAGCTTTACTTGATACAAATGCCTTTTTGTGGTGGGCTGCTGCGGGAGAGTTCAAGGTTTCTGAGCAGATACAACTATGGCTGACATAGGCAGAAGCAGTCGATTATTTTGCCTATAGCTTGCCGTTTCCTGGTGAATTGCTGCCCGTATATTGTCCAGGGATTGACTAGTTTGAGCGCGCAGTATACCACCTGTTCTGGCGGTGCCTTTATAAAAAGCATCAAAAAGTTCATCGGCACTGCTAAGTTCCCAGAGTAGGGGTATTTCTTGGAAAGAAGGATTCTTAAATCCTAAATTTTGCAAACACTTGCAGCAATAATCCGGTTCACTAAACAGAAAAAATGGTGGCCCTTCTGGAAGAGTAATATCTGTATTTTTATAGGTTTCAATCGCCTTATTCATAATCTTCAAGGCTATCGATTTTTCTGGCTTACTCCACACAGTAAACCCAAACTTGGCCTGGCTACGAATTACCCGAAATGCTTCACCCAGTGCCTTTTCTGGTTCAGCCAAATGCAAAATTCCAAAGTTCATTACGGCTGCTTGATATTGAGATTCGGCAAAGGGTAAGGATTCGGCTTCCCCCTGACAAAATTCGATCGCGTAGCGTGACCGTAGGTCAATCTGGGGATTGAGTTGCTGTGCTTTAGCAACCATAGCGTCTGATAAATCTACCCCCGTCACCTTACATCCTCGCTTGTGGGCCTGGGCAGCCACA includes:
- a CDS encoding SWIM zinc finger family protein, with the translated sequence MSIPEISQEIIRSYTSSQSWQRGKAYYHDGHVRRVVQRGKLITADVESSDIRPYQEVRPVANLIIRCGKRTY
- a CDS encoding ATP-binding protein, whose translation is MKTELQIPSDLKFLSIVENWFIGILQVELGNRVDWPSLSNRLRLVLVEAYSNVVRHAHRDQPNLPILICLELKERDIALEIWDYGQGFDPSFYKAPNPGDLQENGYGWLIIHRLMDRVEYRLQVNGRNCLELQVSLAQ
- a CDS encoding Uma2 family endonuclease, with amino-acid sequence MITLAKWSIQDYHNMIAAGILSERRVELLEGQIIEMSPEGPLHRKINDSIAEYLREQLRGSAKIYESHPISLPDSEPEPDIAVVKLPVSLYDSRHPSAEEIYLLIEISDSTLEKDLEQKRITYAHAGILEYWVVDLKAQQLIVFQQPSGNSYQIQQTYSQGNLSLVAFEHIELSVEKLVSLNSYRE
- a CDS encoding class I SAM-dependent methyltransferase; this translates as MTVPTNNPKEFRQFEYCGWQQSVDQYHSSFSSLTSQTIETLLDSVNAARDMQLLDIATGPGYVAAQAHKRGCKVTGVDLSDAMVAKAQQLNPQIDLRSRYAIEFCQGEAESLPFAESQYQAAVMNFGILHLAEPEKALGEAFRVIRSQAKFGFTVWSKPEKSIALKIMNKAIETYKNTDITLPEGPPFFLFSEPDYCCKCLQNLGFKNPSFQEIPLLWELSSADELFDAFYKGTARTGGILRAQTSQSLDNIRAAIHQETASYRQNNRLLLPMSAIVVSAQKP
- a CDS encoding SpoIIE family protein phosphatase, which codes for MSQGNQDKLKLMVVDDESDNLDLLYRTFRRKFQVFRANDAITALDILDTEGEMAIIISDQRLGGMNGTEFLSRTVERFPDTIRILLTAYTDIEDLVEAINSGQVYKYITKPWQGEELKAVVRQAAETYQVLKKRTRELSRALRREELFNMVTTAIRESLDYSNLLQKVVTTMGQAFDATACFLQPVEFNQLTPECFTYKVSGDGNTPHIPNADLMIQQVLEKPETKLWQETRDGQNSVHLIVPLPDQQQILGVLCLYQQKSEGSWNTDDIQLIEAVAKQAALAISQAKLLQRTQLQAQQMRDELDVARQIQNNLLRQSWPKMEQVRVQAHCTPARQVGGDFFEVYVHPQGDIWLAVGDVSGKGVPAALFMTSAMSMLRRELAQEISPDPKTVIQNLNHTMSDDLYNTNRFITLVLARYTPDKQQLVYANAGHTYPMVWSDHQVVQQHSESKTPEPTYLEVRGIPLGILPIWQAESGHLRLNSGSILLLTSDGITEATLNPVTGRSSNGSSSTSSRLESSGLWQLLLQEPAPFDLSNFLARIRERTNPIQEDDQTLVSLEVL
- a CDS encoding type II toxin-antitoxin system Phd/YefM family antitoxin, giving the protein MTIHVNKQEAEQRFSELFSQVLKGEEIIISAQGQEMARIIPSIKPPKPRVPGIDKGRLVVPDDFDDPLPEEILESFYGQG